Part of the Grus americana isolate bGruAme1 chromosome 12, bGruAme1.mat, whole genome shotgun sequence genome is shown below.
CTGCTTCCTGGAAAGGTCCCACCATGGAGCCTCTGGTCATCCAGCCCAAGTCTCCCTGGAAAAAGGGGCCGTCAGGGTTAAGCTTTGAGAATCTCACTGCAACAGCAGCTTTGTCAGCGGGGAGGGTGGGTGATGTGGCCATGGGACAAGAAACCTGTCCCGGCAGCATCTGTCTTGACAGTGCGCACCAGTGCGAGGGAGGACAGCACAGGGAAGAGCTCCTCGCACAGGACGGCCCCTCAGCAAGCACTGGCTGGCTAATGCCACGGCAGGTTtgggctctgccctccccaagCCTGCTGTCGCGGGGTTTGTGTGCCTCGGCTCTGCTGCAAGTAAGTATTTACAGCTGCGCTACTGCACCTGCCTGTGCCTTTGCCAAACAGGTAAGGCTGGCCCGACCGGTGTTtgcccatcccactggggatgCCTGGGATGCCAAGCTCGAAGCTATTGAAACAAGCTTTCTGAAGGCACCTGGGAAGGACTTCCCAACAGCAGTGTCCTCCAGGCACGCAGCGGCGatggccagcagcagcccaggttcccccaaacccccaccGAGAACGGGCGCGGCAGGCACAGCACGTACCCCTTGCCTGGCTTTGTCCTCGCTGTACTGCGAAGCGACTTCGCTGAAGCGCTGCCCGGACTTCAGCTTCTCCATGGCCTCCATGGCTTTGCCGTGCTTTTCGCACAGGATGTGCCGAacctgggagggggggagcgaAGCGGGGCCGTGGCAGGCGGGCCAGGCCAGGCCGGCCGCCCGTGTGCCGGGGCAGGACCGGGGAgacaccaaccccccccccccccgcccccgcggccctgcccggccccgccgcccccccgggcTCACCTTCACGGCGCTGCCGCCTCCCTTCGGGCCCTGGGCTTTGCTCTCGCCGCTGCCGCCGTCACCGCCTGTGAACGCAGCGCCCTGAGACCGGCCCGGCCCTCACCGACCCCGAgccgccccagccccgccacCCCCGgtgccgccggccccgctcacCCTTGCCCGCCTTGCCGCCGCCTTTCCCTTTGGGAGCCATCTTGCCGCCGTCAGGACGCGCCGAGGCCCCCGGGCTGCCCAGGGCGCGccgggctggagctgcccctgccccgcccGCGCCCCTCCGCCCGGCGCCCGCCCGgccaccccagccccgccccgcggccgcAGGACCCCACGCCGGGCCCGGTACCGGCGGTGCTGGAGGGTCCCTGCGGCCTGGGCCCCGTGACGGCCCGGGCTGTGCCGGGAGACCGGTCCCCTGCGCTGGGGTCGGCACCCGCGGCTGCCCCCGGCACCCCAAGTCTGTCCCTGGCCCCCCGGGCCGTCCCCGGTACCCCCGTCCCCGGGCTTTCCCCCACGCCGCCGTGTCCCTGCGCTCACCCAGGGCCCGTGGGCACACACGTCGTGTGGCAGACGCTGAGGCCCCGGCGGACGGGGCTGCGTGGGCCCTGCGCTTGCACCCGGGGGTGTCggggtgctccccccccccccccagccccccaacccCCTTCCCGGGGGCTCCGGGCCCCCTCGGCAGCCGCAAGAACCAGGACGCAGAGGCAGCCGTCAGCAGGGAGCAGTTTACCAAGCTGGCGAGGTTCAAAAGTACAACATTCAAAGTACGCACCGTGgcgggccgcccccgccccgcgggaCCGGGggacgccgccgcccgccgggcTCTCCGGGGGCCCGTGAGCCGCTTTTCCCAAGGGAAGCAGCCGCAGAAACGGTTCTGCAGCCGGGGACGAGCTCGCAGCCCGGGGCTGGCCGGCTCCGCCGGGAAGAGCCCGTCCCTCCGGCCAGGGAAACGGGGGGCTCCGCGCCACGGCCCGACCCCCGGCTCAGCAGCCGGGATTCACCCCGGGTCGCCCGGACGCTTCTTTCCCGGTAGCGGACGGCCGCTGTCGCTGCCAGCCGTGCTGGGTTTTTGCAGGGGTGCTTCCCCCCGTGCtcgccccccggcccccgccacCGCCGGTTTCCTGAGCAGTCATGTGCAAAATGTACCGGGCCCCAGAGCATCCCTCCCCCGGCCCAGGggcccctccccgccgggccgggagcagcggcagggctgggtgccGTGGGACGGAGACGAAGCACGGAAATCTGTtagagcttttttcttttttttcttttttttttttcctgagtttctCAGCCTGGATCTTAATTACAGGCTTAAATCTGCAACCccgggagagggaagggagcaaTGTGCAAGTGacgggagggaggggagggggaaccaACCGCAAGGAGAGCGGAGCCGCTTTTAGGGTCAAATCCGGCACGGGCTGGTGGACGGGGAGGTGTTCGCAGAGGGCTGTGCTCCCGGGGGGCCAGGTGCCGTGCAGAGCTCCCGGCGTGGGGGGCAGAGAccccccagagcagccctggccCCTCGGAGGGGCAGCTGCCACGCTGCCACGGTGCCTCCCTTTCCCCACCGTGCCGGACCCAGCCGCATCGCTCCCCCCATGCGCAGGAGGGCCGGGGCACGCCGGAGCTTGCAGAAGAAATATCAAGAATAtcaagaaataaagcagaaattttcCTGAACACCCTGTTTCTGTCAGCCGCAGCCTGGCCCTTTCTCTCTTGCTGTGGGCGCACAGCCACGCTCACGCTCTGAGCTGGGGCTGGCGTTTCCTCGCGGTCCTGCCCTCCCGAGCTCTGCCCcggcagctctccctgcccgctgcccctCACCGTGGCCTCTGTCACTGACTGCAGGGGCTCCCGTGCTGGAGCTgagatgagcagcagcagctggggctgacGGGGACGAATCCCACCCTGGGCCTTCCGCTGCGccccaggcaggggctggcagcccaGCCGGGGATGGGCCGTTGGCAGGGCTGGGTGACGCGGCCGTGCCAGCACGGCATCCCCCTGCACCGCTGCGGCACGTGCCACCTCCTCGCAGCACCCACGCGGGCAGCCCCACGGGTGGGCACGCACCGCGTGGGGTCTGCCACACGCCTCGGCAGTGCGTCCGGACCCACGGGACACTCAGGGGAACGCAGCGTGGGTGGCTCGGGGACCCGCGTGTGCCAGGCGGCACTGCCAACAGCACTCTCCGGCCAGCAGCACGGTGCAGCCCCTGCCTCGCCAATGGCGCTGGCGCCTGCTTGGCCTCGTGCAGCTCCCCTGCAGCCAGTGGGCACGGGAATAGCGGTGGGTaaccccagggaccccaggaGACACCTGGGAGGGGGCCGAGGTGACGTCTGGCTGGGTTTGGCCAGCAGCTCGCCGGCAGCCCAGGACCTCCAGCAGCCGACGCGGCAGACGTTTGCGGGAGACGCTGTCGCAGGGTTCTTCGGTGCGATGcaagaggcagagctggggaagggcttCCCTGGGCAGCGCTGGCCTGACACAGCCCCTCCGTCCCGCGGCGGCAGGGCCGCCCACACCCCGCGTCACCCCGCGTCGACAGCCTGGTGCAGGACCCGCTGTGGTGCGGCCGGCGGGGCGAGGCTCCCCGGGGCCGGTGGCGGAGGCGACCCTGGGGTTTGCTTTTGGACCGAGAGCAGAGGAGctctgaaatgcagcattttggGGGCTCTCGAGGGGCTGGGTTTGGCTTGAGGTCGTCGTGCTGGCTGTGGATGCCGGGGTGCCTGTTCCCCGTGTGGCGGGGAGGATACTCAGGACGACAAGGGGGAACCGCTTGTGGCTCTTCCAAAACAACCTCAATTCCAGCCGGCCCCCTTACATCTTCCCAAAGTACATCTCCGTGTATCCAACCAAACGCAAACCCGGGATCTTTGCCTGGGAAACTCAAGGTACAATGTCAAATGACAGAGAATAAAACATCATCACGACTGTGCATTAGAAAAGCCATTTAAAGTACCACATGCCGAAGTGACCAAACAGTTTCAAGCTAGCTTCGCTGCGGGCGCTGAGCGACGCTGGGGGCTGCAGTCCCACTCTGCTTCCCACTCTGCTTCCCGAGCGGGCGCCTTCGGTCCCGGGAGCCGGCTCAGCCAGGGATGATCCCAGCTGCGGTGCCGCCTCTTCCCTCCTGGAAAGGGCCCAGCTCCGCTGGAGACACGGGGGCTTGGGCTCCAAACGCTGCCTCTCCGCCGGCGGCTCTccagggaagaaacaaaagcagaagaaaaccccCGGCGGGCCACATGGACTCACCCGGGCAGGCAGGACACCCCTTCTGCAGCAACACTCCCTCTGCAGCCATCTCCAGCCCTTCATGGCCAGAAGGGACCACGCAAGGTTAGGGCTGGCTTTTGGGGCTGTTTGCACCGTCTAGCTCGGGCGCAAACTCCGTCATGACCCTCCGAGCCAACGGGTTTGTGGTCTTGAGCAGTTCGGCAGCAGATGGCCGGGTACCggggctggttttgctgctcttcTTCTGGAGTAGGGCTTTAAAATCTTCGTTCCTGCTGGAAGACTTCCCGGTGCTGCCCGCCGCTGCTGGGGACTCGCCGGTCGGGGAGCCCGAAGTCTTTACGGGTGAGTGGGAGTTGGGCCGGCTGCCAAAGGCGTCACCAGGCTCCTTCCGCCCCAAGACCTTCCTCTTCGACCTAGGCACCAAAGAGACGCGCGATGGGAGCAGCCCCGGGCGGAAGCCGCCGCCGCTCTGGATGGGGCAAGGTCCTACAGCAGGGACCACGACGTCTGCCCGGCCGTGGCTGCGCCTGGTCCGCTGGGGCAAGAAGACAACCCGTGCACGGCAGGCGATGCACATTGCTGGCAAACGCTCTCCTGGCAGCTAGGTCCAACTTGCCCCAAGGCCGATGGAGCAGcgggctgccccctccccaagcTGGTGACCCGGCCTGGCCACAGGCTCAGGGTGCTAAACTCCAAAGCGCTTGAGGCAGCAACAGCTGGGTCGTCCCCAGGTGTGAGCATCGGCCCCGGCGTGGAAAATGTAAGGCGTTGTGGTGGGGGACACACTGCGCCCGGCCCTGGGACCGTGGCAGGATGGAGCAGCGCCCATCCAGCGCCACGCACCAGCCCTACCTGTGGATCACGGTGAAGAGATCCTCCGTGGTGCGGGACGTCACGAACACATCGTCGTCCTCCTCTGCGATGGAGTCAGCCGTCTTGTCGCTGGCGAAGCTCTTCTCCTCCGTGCCGGCCTCCGTTGAGCTGCCTGCGGgcggggaggagaaggcagccgTGAACCGCCCTGCGCGGGCACGGGGGGACCCCCCGTCCCCGGGGTGAAACCCACCACAGGAGCAGGGAGACCCTCACCTTGCTCCGAGGGGGAGTCGCCAGCTTGTGCTGTGCCCAGGGCCTCCGGGGACGGCGGGTCCTCAGCGTCGGAGCTGCAGCACGTGGGGTCGGCATCCAGCGTGAtgatggggctgggggtgggcgcCTGGTCCCCCACGCCAGCTCCCAGCTGCGCCGGGGCCGGAGCAAGCGGCAGGTAGAGCACGCTGGGTTTTTTGGGCACCGGCGGCGGCACCTTGGCCTTCCTCCGCTCCCCCTCGCCGGCACCACTCCGCTCCGGCCGCGGCTCGTCCTCCAGGCTGCCCTGTGAGAGCCGCCGGGGTCCCGCAGGGGTCAGGGGCAAGGGGGGCTCCCCCGGACCCCTCCTCAGCTCCCCTTTCCGCAGCACCACGAAGCCGTCCTGCGCCAGCCCCTTCTCCTTGGCGGCGGTGCCCGGCGGGGACGTGGGGGACAGGGGACCCTCCTCCCGCAGAGCCGGGGGCTTGGGCAGGATGCTCGGGGGCCGCTTGGCCAGCGGCGGCTTCTCTGCCACGGGCGGCTTCACCTTCCTCTCCGGCCCCAGGCAGGGACCGCGTGCCGGCTCCTCGGCGTGCTCCGGGCCGTCGGCATTGTCCTCCGGCTCCGAGCGGCTGATGGAGCGGAGGCGGACGGAGCGCAGGTCGGACTGCGTGACCACCGGCATGATGGGCGTGATGGGGCTGGTCTTCTGGGCCAGCTTGGTGCCGAAGGTGGAGTCGGAGTGGTGCCGGCTGACCTTCGTCTTCCCCTTCAGGGAGATTTTCAGCCCCGAGAGGTCGAGATGGGTGGGTGGCGTGAGCGGCAGGTCGAAGGACAGCCTGGACTTGGGGCTCCTCTCCatgggggacgtggggggcAGCGAGGACTTCCTCTCGGGGACCAGCGGCCTCACCCGCACCTGGTGCGGGGAGTGCCCGAGGATGGCGGAGGTGGGGACGGTGGGCGTCGGGGTCTCCGACTGGCTGGAGTACCCGCTGGATGGGGACATCAGCCCTGTGGgcctgcctggggaggaggTCTTGAGGTCTGCCTCAGCGGAGAGCTGGGAGGGCGTCGTGGCCCTGGAGACGGAGGGGGATGCGAGGGACTCGGAGCTGCCCCGTGCCTTGGCGCACTCGATGGCCGTGGTCCCTGTGGCCGTGCTCGAGCTGGAGAGGGACCGGTAGGGATCGCCGGCCTTCCAGTCCACGAGATGCCACTGGTGGGGGGCGGCCGTGCCGTCAGGCTCCCTCCCCGCGCTGCCCTGGGGGTCAGCGTGCACCAGACGGTGGCCCTGGGGCTCTGGCGGGATGCACAGGCTCTTGGGTCGCTGATCCTTGGGCAGCGCCGAGCTGGGCCCCGCGGCCGCATCCTGCCCCTCTTTAATCAGAGAGACGCTGCGCGTGGGCGGCGAGGGCTTCTTCTTCGCCTTCTTGAGGGAGATGCTCTTggagcgccgccgccgctggccctcctgctccagccccagggagaCGTTGTCGGTGCTGGTGCTGCCCTCGGAGCTGGCGCTGGGGTAGCCCAGGGCGTAGTTGGCACTGCCGCGCCGGGTCTCGGCATATGCGATGTCCACGGAGCAGAGGGAACCCGAGTCGGTGGGCACCGACAGCGACCGCTCGCGGAACCGGCACCCTGCCCGCTCCACCTCCAGCCGCGCGGGCTCCGCCGCCGGCTCCGACTCCTCTTGGCTTCCCGGCAAGAAGTTCACCTTGGCTTCTCGGCCCTCACACCTCTGGCCGCCCCCGGAGGCAGGGGGGGACTCGGGCACCATGCCGGAGAAGGATCCAGGCCCGTTGCTGCCCACGCGCTCCTCCGTGGCGATGAAGAAAGAGGCGGCGGGCGAGCCCGTGCTGGGCGATGGGCTGGAGCCGCCCGGCGAGGCGCAGGCGGGTCCCTTGCCCTGGCcggtggcggggccggggggactTGTGTAGCCCAGGGTGCtccagggcagggggaagggggtgCCCTGCGGCCCGTTGCAGGCACCGGCGCAGGGGGAGGCCGCGCTGTCCATGGCCGCGGGCGGCTGGCAGCAGCGGGCCCCGAGGTCACTGAAGGTCTTCCTCAGcggggcagagaggggctggcGGGGGCTGATCTCCTGGGGTGCCTTCCCCCCGCTGGCGGCCTCGGGCACGAAGCTGCAGGAGAGGGACTCGGCGATGGGAGCGTGCGCGCTGAACGTGGGGCCGTTGGCGCCGCCTGTGAGGAGAGACACAACCCGGGTGAGCATCGTCCCGCTCCGCGCTCTGCCAGCGGGTTGGCGGCACGGTCCTGCCCCGCGTGCCGTGGGGCCAGGGTGGTCCCACCCCGTGGCCGATCTCTGGGGGCTGCATCTCTGCGCAGGCATGAAAGGTGCCCGGGCAGACTGGAGGGGACGGGTCAGCACCCTCTTACCAGTCCCTGGCCTGCGTTAACCCTCGAGCCTGGGATCTGTTGGCTGGGCTGGGCCACGGACAACTTAGCAGCCGTGGCAGGAGTCTCCATCCAGGGGGACATCAGCCCCATGGCAACCAACGTGCTGCCCCAATGCTGCCCcgtgggggggacacagacGGGGGccaggaagagcagagcaaggcaTCGCCGCCCGCGTCGGGGAGGGACGCGATGGCTCACAGCGCCACATCGCCTCAGAACAGCCTGGACGGGGACGGACCTGGGGACCCTGCTCAGAGCACGCCCAGCAGACCAGGATGCTGGAGGCTGCAGCGGGTTGAGGTCTGACCGTCTCCAAGGGAGGAGCCGTGACAACCTTCCGGAGGTTTGACCACTGTCACAGGGAAAAACCTTCCTCCTACGCCGTGACAGTTCCCCCTGGCGCAGCTGGTGCCAcggcttctcctcctcctgcccctgcctgcctctgagAAGAGCCCGGCTCTCGTTTCTCTGCACCTTCCACAGGACCGCACGACAAAGCCCCTGAGCCAGGACGGCTCCTGTCCCCGTGGGGTCCAACACCGGTTCGTGGCCATGCTGGGAGCGCTGCCGGCACCCTCAGCCACGTGAGCACCCTCGGCATGCCGGCATGCCTGGCTCGCTAGCCCCAGCAAAGAGGCGGGCAGGGTGCGTGCCCCGCAGCCCTGGCACCCTGCGCATGGGGTCTGCCCGCAGCCGGGGAGCTGCCGGAGCTGAGGCCGGGTGACTAGGAGAAATTCCGGTGGCCTTCCCACCCCGTCAGTGTGCAGGACCCTGACTTGGGGTGAAGGGGTTGTCCCCGATGCCGTGCTGGCCCCAGGGCCAGCCCAGCGTCACCAGTGTGCCCAGCACCTCGGTGtcccaggagggagcagagccagcGCGGTGGCCTTTACCTCCCCGAGGCTGGGGCATCCCCGGGGAGCCCGTCTGTGCCcgggctggctgcagcccccggggTAGCTCTGCCCACTGTCAGGGCGGCTCCGGTGGGTACCAGCACTGCCCAGGCGCTGCCGGGGCACGAAAGCGGCTGCGCGGTTCTTGCCGTCACCTTGGTCTCGCAGGGACAGGTTAGGGAATCCGATAATGGTCCGTCTACGCCGCAGGGTGGACTTGGGGTTCATCGCGGTCTCTGTGTTAAACAGGGAGTGACGAGCACTCGCGTGCCTAGCAAAGTGCTGCCCTGTAGCCAAAACAAACAGGCTGTACACGGCGGTGCCGGGAggggctgccggggcaggggctCAGCCTTCCTCCATCACCGCGTGTCCCCTGGGTGTCCCCCGGCCTGGATGGTGGCTGCGGGCAGGAGCGTGGGATGGCGCGAGGGTGGTGAGCCATGCGGGGCGAGTCGTACGGGAGATGGAGGCACGGCGGGCGCCGCCGGCCGGTGGGAAGACAGAGATGCTGCAGATGGAGGTGGGATGCACGCAAAGGTATGGAGACCGGCCCCGCTCTGCGCGACAGGCTCTGGTCTGTGCCGGCGAGGACGGACCCCGCACCACCGGGCTTCAGCGTTAATGGGACAGCGGTGCTGAGCCACACTGGGGACACGGACATGAGGAACAGCAGGGCGGGGAGCGGGACCAGTGTCGTCCTGGCATGTCCCTCCATCGCAGAGGGAAAGGGCAGAAAGACATCTTTGGCCCTCAGAAGGTGCACCTTGCTCAGCTGCCGGCCCCAGGCTCCTAcgggggggcagagggtggcACTCGTGACTGCAAGGACCGGGCAGGACCGCGCTgcggggagctgcagccccgCGAGgatggacggacggacggatggacagacagacaggtgAGACAGGCCGCATGGAGCGCGGCGAGAGCCAAGGTGACAACGGAACCGGCTGGCTGGGCAGCACGGCGGAGACAGGAGATCAGATGGCAGCGTGGCCGGTGGATCGGACACACAAAGTTGTGGATGGCAGGAGAGATGGCTGGGAATGAGACGCCAGCATGGTCCTGCTGTCCCTTGCTCTGCCCCCGGTGCCCGCCCTGCCTGTGGGGACACAGGCTcacggccccagccccccctcccaCCGCCCTGCGCCCCGCTGGCAGCCGAACGCTGGGGCGCATCCTTGCCCGCACCCCGCGTCCTCGCCCTGGCGCTGCCTCTCGCGCCTCTCCCCCGGCCGCGGCGCGGGGGTGCTGCCCTACCCGAGACATTGATGGGGACGATGTTGGTTTGGATGGAGCAGGACTGGTGCCACTGCTTCTCCTCCACggtgggcagggggaaggcCCTGGTCCAGGCCGGCTGCTTGTCGGGGCTGGTGGGCAGGCTCAGGGAGGCGTCGGGCGGCCGGGTGCCGAGCGCGGTCGTACCAGTGGTCTCCTCTTCGGCTGCTCGCCGGCTCGGGGGCTGTGGTGGGAAAGGCACGTGACCCCCCAAAGGGACAAGGGTGGGACACAAacggccccccccagccctgcccccccTGACCGGCCGTGCCAACCCGTCTGCCCCGGTGATGCTGGGGCTGTGCCGCCatgccccgccgccccggcacTCACCATAAGGACGAACTCGAGGCGCTTGGCAGGCGGGGGTCGGGGCGACGGCTCggggggggtgtcggggggcAGGTGACCGGCGGCGCGGAAGGTCTGCCCGGTGACCCTGCTCTCGGCGTACTGCTCCTCAAACTCCTCTGCAAGAGAAACGGCACCTGGGACCCCACTCAGCCCCCCGGCCGGGGGAAAGCTTTGCCCCCAGGGAACACGAAGGCACGTGCGTCTGTCCCGGCTGGCTGCCCCCGTCCCCGCTCGCTGTCCCTGCTCAACACGGGCAGCTCAGGACGTGGGGAAGGGAGACCCCAGGGAGGAAGGCCAAGGCTGGGGGGCAGTCGAGGCAGCGCTGGGACCCCGGCAGCCCACCCCGCTCCTCTCAGGTGGCTGCCTGGGGATGCGGTGGGTCCCGGGGGGAAGCAGAGCCCTGCCAGGGAGAGCCAGGAGGGAACTCGGTGTCTCCTCATCCTGTAATTGTTGAGCTAATTAATGCTGGTTGTTATGGCCTGGCGGAAACCAGGTCTGCTCAGGCTGATTTAATGAGATTACACGCGGGCTGCTGATCTAATCGATGCCTGCAAAGCATCCGAGCTGAGGCCATGTGACAGCTTGGTTAAGAAAttggaaggaaacaaaatcaaCAGCCACGCTGATCCGGTGAGACAGATCGGCGGCTGGGTCCCCGAGGCCCCTGTGGCAGAACCGTGCGGTGGGGCTGGCCGGCGCCccggcagctgctcctggccccGGTTGCTTTGCCGTTTGCAGCAGTGACTTGGGAGCAGAGATCAgagaggggctgcgggaggcTGGGAACCCCCGGGGACCTGACTTCTGCAGCTTGGCGAGGGCCAAGGAGCGGCTCGGACACGTGCACGTGGGAGACGACCTCGCCGTTTGCACGGTGGTCCCGTACCCAGGGCAGCACCCgtccctgccacccccacccGCCGGCCCCTGGCCCCGCTACCTTGCAGCAAGCTCTGGAGGTTGAGCTGGGCCTCCTGGTGCAGCTGCTCCATGCCCGGCGGGCGCCCGGCCGCCAGGAAGACGTTCACCGGCTGCTGCCATGACAGCTTGGTGTGAGCGGCTTTCTTGCTCTCCAGGTCCAGGTTAGAGGTGGCTGCGAGCGGGAGGGAGCAGAGTGAgagcggggcgggcggctcCCCGCGAGCGCTGCCACGAGCTGCCGGCCGACGCCGCACGGCATAGCGTGCCATCCTGTCTTCGGTCTCTCCGGGAACGCGGGGACTGGGATGTGGCTGTGTCCCGGCCCCAGCAAAGCCACCCAGGCAGGCCGCTGCCAGGCGGGACCAGAGCCCATCACCCCATCACCGCCACCGCTGCTGCCCCGGGGACTGGACGCTGTCCTCACGGGCTGCCAGGACGAGCCAGGAAGGGAGCAGGGTGAAAGCGGGGAAGGAAGCGAGCCCTGTTGCCCCGGGTGACTGCCCGGCTGCTCCTGGGTGCAGGAAACGCCGCAGTGAAGCAACCTCCCGgctgcagaagagcaaaaatcGCAACCGAAAAGGAGGGAGCGAAGGGGACGCGGCGCCTTGCATCACCCCGGTTTCAGCCTGCTCGGCGAGGTTAACACACCCTGCCCCGTGGCGGACGCCCCACGAAGGTCTCCTGGGAAGGAAACCTCTGCGGGGATGGGCCAGGCACCTGCCCAGACCCTCTGAAACACCCATACGGCTGGAAAAGTCCCTGGGAGAAGGATTTGGGCTTGCTGGGCAGCTGGCCGTGCTGGGAGCTGAGCAGTGCTCCGGCAAAGAGGCTTTGCCACGGGAACCCCTGCAGCCCCGGCACCTCTGCTCCGGAGCAGCGCTGGCCCCGGGCGGATGTGGGTTCCCAGCGCGGTTTTGCGCCGGAGCCAAGGGAGTGCCGCCGCCAGCACCGACCGGGGCAGCGAAGGCAGAGAGCGGGTTTGTGAGCTTTAAACAGGGGGCTCGTGGATGACCGGGGTCTCGCCCCTGGGGATTTAGGGCTAATCCTTCTCCAGCTGCCCCGGGGTGGGCAGAGGGACGGCCGCTGTCGGCACCAGGCtcccctggggagcagggcctgacgtcccttcgccctgcctggcagccAGGACATACCCGCTTCACGGGCCCGGCCGCGGGATGCACATCCCGAGCTGGACTGACGTTTTGCAGAGAAGAGCGGGGTGCCGGGGCGCTGAGGGCTTCCCGATGCACTGGGGGTGCGGGCAGGCTCATCCCCATCGGTCGAGGCACTCCTATTACCAGTGTGACAAACACTCCCCTCTGCCACCCGCAGCACACGAGGCCGCGGGGCGCCCGTCCCCAGCGAGCACAACACCACCCCGACTGCCAAAACGGAGCCGCCTCCGGCCGCGGCACCCTGCTCCATGCCAGAGCCCAGCCGAGCTAGCGACAGCAATCCTGCTCGCCTGCGTGACGGCTAACGGCCCCGAAATGGGGTCGGGGTCCCCGGCAGCCCTCGCACAAGCCGTGTCCCCCTCTTCCTGCAGCGTTCGGTCAGCCGTGCCCCGGCTCACCCGGCACCGCGTCCCGAGCATCACCCCCGCGGGCGGCCGTCCTCCCCACCCTTCCTCCCCGCTCCGGCTGATCGAGCGGCAGAGCCTGCACAACGCCCAGCACCCGAAAGCAAGGTGCCACGTCCCTAGCCTAGTTACTTTTATAATTTGTGTTACCATAACGACGTGCCTTAAcaccaggctttttttttttttttttttcctcctttctcctttaaatAATTTGACTCGTTTCCATATCAACCAAGAGGTGTCGGGgcgtgcgtgtgcgtgtgtgtaaaCCACGCTGAGGCTTCGCCCAGCTGCAGAGCCCCATCCCGGCGGGCAGCACCACGCCGACGGGGACGAAGGTTTCCCCGCTCCGGGTGAATGCAGCCCCCTTTTCTCACACCGCACCGTGGCTTCGCCTCCTCTCACCTCCCAGTTCGGTGCCTGCCCGCTGGCGATGCCCGGAGGGGCCGGGGGTCCCGCAGAGGTGACGGCCGAAGGAGCCCTGTGCCCCGGCCTCTGGCT
Proteins encoded:
- the PIN4 gene encoding peptidyl-prolyl cis-trans isomerase NIMA-interacting 4; amino-acid sequence: MAPKGKGGGKAGKGGDGGSGESKAQGPKGGGSAVKVRHILCEKHGKAMEAMEKLKSGQRFSEVASQYSEDKARQGGDLGWMTRGSMVGPFQEAAFALPVSSMDKPVYTDPPVKTKFGYHIIMVEGRK